DNA from Paratractidigestivibacter faecalis:
TCACGGGCACCATCGTCGCCATGGCCTTTGGCTGGCTGCCCGTCGTCCTCTGGGTCCTCATCGGCGGCATCTTCTTCGGCGCCGTCCACGACTTCGGCGCCCTCTACGCTTCCATGAAGAACAACGGCAAGTCCCTTGCCCAGCTAATCGAGAAGTACATCGGCAAGACCGGCCGTCGCCTCTTCCTGATCTTCTCCTGGCTGTTCTGCATCATCGTCATCGCCGCCTTCACCTCCATGGTCTGCGGCACCTTCAAGTACACCCCGGCCGAGGCGGGCGGCATTGACTTTGCCAAGTCCTACGCCGCTGGCTGCGCCGGCACCATCTCCATCCTCTTCACCTTTGTGGCCATTGCCTTCGGCTGGGCCCAGCGCAAGTTCAACCTTGATGGCGCCAAGGAGTTCGTCGTTGCCGTCGTGGCCATCGTGCTGATGTTTGCCGTCGGCATGCAGTTCCCGCTCTACCTTGACCTCAACCAGTGGATTGCCGTCGTCATGGTTTACCTGGTCTTTGCCGGCGCCATGCCGATCCAGACCCTCAAGCAGCCGCGTGACTACCTCACCACCATCATGATGGTCGTCATGATCGTCTGCGCCGTGCTGGGCATCGTCGTCCTGGGCGTTAACGGCCAGGCCACCATCACGGCCCCCATGTTCACCGGCTTCTCCACCAAGTCCGGCATGATGTTCCCGGTGCTCTTTGTCTCCGTCGCCTGCGGCGCCCTCTCCGGCTTCCACAGCCTGGTCTCCTCCAGCACCTCCTCCAAGCAGGTCTCCAACGAGACCGACGCCGTCAAGGTCGGCTATGGTGCCATGGTCCTGGAGTCCTTCGTGGGCGTCCTCGCCATCATCATCGCTGGCATCATGTTCTCTGACATGAACACCGCCGGCACCGGCGCCCTCAACAACGGTGTCGCTTCCACCCCGTTCCAGATCTTCGCCGCCGGCATCGCCCGCGGCATGCAGGCCTTCGGCGTCAACGGCACCGTCGCCACCGTGTTCATGACCATGAACGTGTCTGCCCTTGCTCTGACCTCCCTTGACGCCGTGGCCCGCATCGCCCGCACGTCCTTCTCCGAGTTCTTCGCCAAGTCCAACGACGCCCTGGCTATCGAGGACAAGTCCGGCGCCATGAAGGTCCTGGGCAACCCCTGGTTTGCCACCCTCGTGACCCTTCTCCCGGGCCTGGCCCTCACCTTCGGCGGCTACCTGGCCATCTGGCCGCTCTTCGGCGCCTCCAATCAGCTCCTCGGCGGCATGACCATGATCACCCTTGCCGTCTTCTGCAAGTGCACCGGCCGCAAGGGCGCCATGCTCTACGTGCCCGTCGCCTTCCTGCTCTGCTGCACCTTCACCTCCCTGGTCCAGAGCATCATGGGCTGTGTCACCGCCCTGTCTGCCGGCACCGCCGCCTCCGTCTTCAACTCCGTGCTGCAGCTCGTCTTTGCCATCCTGCTCGTGGTCCTCGGCCTCATCGTTGCCGTGAACTGCCTGCGCGAGCTGTTCACCAAGGAGTCCGGCTCCCTGCCCGACGAGGAGCCCGAGTGGTCCGAGCTCGGCCGCAAGAACTGCGGCGTCGAGGCCCCCGAGACCAAGTAGCTCCCGGCCAGGCGCTTCTCGCCTGATCGCTTAGCCCGACAGCATGAAACGCCCCGCACCAAGCGACTCGGTGCGGGGCGTTTTTTCGTATGCGGGCTGGGCTCTACACGATGACGGGAATCCTGTCGGCGGGCGAGGCGCCTGCGTCGGCGACCTCGCGCGGATTCCTCTTGAGGAGGGCACGGGCCTTCTTCTCTTCTGGGAAGACCAGTGCCAGATGCAGGTGGAAGCGGCTGTTGTGCGAGGGCTCGATGAAGTGCGTGAGCTCGTGCGCCACGACGTACTCGAGGCAGGTGGGCGGGTAGGCGGCCAGGCGGATGTTGATGCTTATGTGGCCGGTTGACGGCGTGCAGGATCCCCACCTCGAGGTGAGGTCACGCAGGCGCCAGGCGGTCGCATGCTGGCCCGTCGCTTCCTCGTAGGTCTTGATGAGGGCTGGGAGGGCCTGCGCGACTTCCCTGTGATACAGCTCGTCGACTGCAAGGTCGCAGGGAAGCTCGACGAGCCTTCCCCAGAGGGGAACGAGCCCGTCGTCGGGAGCCTCGGGCTGCTTCTCGAGCGCCTGGGCAATGCTCCTCTTCAGCCAGTAGCGGTGCTTGTCGAGGAATGCCTGCGCCTTCTGCCGGTTGGTCTGCCAGGGGATGCTCATGACGGCGGTTCCGTCTGACCTGACGCGTAGGTTGAAGTTCTTGACCGCCTTGCGCGTGACGTGGACGGTTATCGTGCCGGTCGTCAGGTCGTAGGATGGGTCCCACTTAACGGGACGCTCGCGCAGAAGGTACTTTGGTGTGAGTCGACCGTTGCCTCGTTGCATCAAACTCGCCTTCGTGTGAGTGGGGTTTGAGGCCCCAAGGGTAACGGCACGCCATTTTATGCAATATCCCATTTTGGTATCTGGGAAAACGTCCCGTTTTATTCATTAGAATTATGATAACTGATGGTTGCCACCAAAATGGACTCGCACGAAGGCCACTTTGGTGCACTCGACTTAAAAATCCTCGCACGAAGGGGACTTCTGCGCAAAGGTCGGCCCGGAACGCTCGCAAATGGCGGAACAAATGCTATCTGCGATGTAGCATTTCTGTCTTCCATGCGGCGTGCGACAGGTTGCGGCAGTCCGCGGATACACTCGTGACGTCAACCGAGCGAAGGGAATCAAAATGACCGAACACTCAATCCAGCACGGGCCCATCGCTGCCAGCGCCACCGAGGCAGACGGCGCCCAGGGCCTTCGTGACCAGCTCATGGCAGAGCTCTGCGGGCTTGGGGCCACCATGACCGCGGCCATGGTGGCCCAACCGGGCTTCGTGCCCTGCGAGCACGCCTTTGGCATGGTCATCGAGGGCCTTGAGGCTGCCGTCTCCTCCTCCGACGAGTCCTGCCTCTCCGAGGTTGCCGAGGACGTCCGTGCCCGCAGCGAGCACGTGAGCGCCCATCGCGGGGTTCCCATGGGCACGGCCCAGATGCCCGCCCCCGCCACGCCCGAGGCCGCGCTGCTCCTGGCTGCCCTGCGTGGCATCGCTGCCGATGCCGCCTGCGCCATGAGGCTCGGTCGCATGGACCAGGACGTTGACGTCTTCCTGGTCAATGCCCTCACGGCCCTGGGGGCTGGCGATGCAAGCCATGCCCTTCTTGAGCGTGCGGGCCAGGCCGCCCTTGCCGCCTCCCGTCTTGCACGCCAGGCATAGACGATAGCTGGACAGCCCAAACCTGAACGGCACGTGTTGAATTGTCTCGCTTGGGTTGCCCATTGGGTTGCCGGGGCCTCTTCTGGGTAGTCTTATCTAGTCAACCCCAGCTAGAGAGGCTCCGGATGCTTGAGCTCAAGGACATCTGCAAGAAGTACGTCACCTCGTCGTTTACCCAAATCGCCCTCGACCACGTGAGCCTGGCCTTCAGGGACAACGAGTTCGTTGCCATCCTGGGCCCGTCCGGCTCGGGCAAGACCACGACGCTGAACATCATCGGCGGCCTTGACCACTTTGACTCTGGCGACCTGGTCATCGACGGCATCTCGACCAAGCGCTACAAGGACCGCGACTGGGACACCTACCGCAACAACCGCATTGGCTTCGTGTTCCAGAGCTACAACCTCATCCCGCACCAGACCATCCTGGAGAACGTCGAGCTGGCCCTCACGCTCTCGGGCGTCGGCCGCGCCGAGCGCAAGCGTCGCGCCAAGGAGGCCCTGGAGCGCGTCGGCCTGGGCCAGCACGTGGACAAGCGCCCGAGCCAGCTTTCCGGCGGCCAGATGCAGCGCGTGGCCATTGCCCGCGCCCTCATCAACGACCCTGAGATTCTCCTTGCCGACGAGCCCACCGGCGCCCTCGACTCGACCACTTCCGTGCAGGTCATGGACCTGCTCAAGGAGGTTGCCAAGGACCGTCTGGTCATCATGGTCACTCACAACCCCGAGCTTGCCGAGCGCTACGCCACGCGCATCGTGCGCCTCGCGGACGGCCGCATAACCAATGACTCCAACCCCTTCGACCCCGCGACCGCGCCGCACAGGGAGGCCAAGCCGCCTCGCCGCACGTCCATGTCCTTCCTCACTGCGCTGGGCCTCTCCTTCAGGAACCTCATGACCAAGAAGGGCCGCACGGCCATGACGGCCTTCGCGGGCTCCATCGGCATCATCGGCATCGCCGCCATCCTGGCCCTCTCCAACGGCGTGAACGAGTACATCGCCAAGGTGGAGGAGGACACGCTCTCCAGCTATCCGCTCTCCATCACCAAGCAGAGCTACGACATGAGCGGCATGCTGGGCGGGACCTCCTCCTCGGAGGACGGCGCTGCGGACGGCTCCGGCGACTCCTCTGACTCCAAGTCCGCCGCGGGCGACGTCTCCCAGACCGACGCCATCCCGCAGTTCACCTTGCTCAAGGACATGTTCGCCTCCGTGAAGTCCAACGACCTCAAGAGCCTCAAGTCCTACCTCGACTCTGGCGACGCGGGCATCGGCGACAAGATCAACGCCATCCAGTATGACTACGGCGTGACGCCCCTCGTCTACTCGGCCGACGCCACGGGCGACCCGGTCAAGCTCAGCCCCAGCGCCCTCACCACGGCCATGAGCGGCGGAGCCAGCCAGACGGCAATGGCCGGCACCATGGCCGGCACCTCGTCCATCTTCAACGAGATGATCGACAACCAGGACCTTCTCGCCCAGCAGTACGACGTGGTGGCGGGCCGTTGGGCCTCCGCTCCCGACGAGGCCGTCCTGGTGCTCAACCGCAACGGCGGCGTGAGCGACTACACGCTCTACAGCATCGGCGTGCTCGACCCCAGCGAGCTCGACAGCATGGTCAATGCAACCATGACCGCCTCCGGCGACGTGGATGTGCCCCAGAACGACGTGACCTTCACCTACGAGGACGCCCTCAACAAGTCATTCAAGGTCCTGAGCCCCTGCGAGACCTATCGGGCCAACGCCGAGACGGGCGGCTGGACCGACATGTCCGACGACGCCGAGTTCATGGCGCAGAAGGTGGCCGACGGCCTTGACCTCAAGATCGTAGGCGTGGTGCGCCCCAACGAGACCGCAGACTCCAACGCGCTCAGCGCGGGCGTGGCCTACACCCACGGCCTCACCGAGGAGCTCATGGCCCGCGCGGCTTCCTCTCCCATCGTCCAGCAGCAGCTCGCGGACCCCAACACTGACGTATTCACCGGCAAGTCCTTCGACGAGCTCCAGGACGAGGCCAAGAAGGGCGTGGACCTGGGCAGTCTCTTCTCCGTTGACCAGGCCAAGCTCCAGAGCGCCTTCACGTTTGACACCTCCAAGCTCGGAAACGTCGACTTCTCCAACATCGACCTGTCCGGCGTGAGCATTGACCCCACGCTCATCTCATCCTCGCTTGACGTGGACGCACTGGTCTCCGGAGCGCCCGCCCCGGACTTCTCGCCCCTCTTTGACGACGACGGCAACCTGGACGGCGCGCTCAGCGCCGATGAGATCGGCCAGATCGTGCGACTGGGCGGCCAGCTCACCCAGGGCTTTGTGACCTGGTGGGGCCAGAACGGAACCACCACCGACCCGAGCGACCCCAACTTCAACGCCATTGTCGGCGAGAAGTTCAAGGAGTACCTGGCCACAGACGAGGCGCAGCAGATCTTAGGCCAGATCTCGGCCATCGCCGGCCCGGAGCTTGCCCAGCGCGTGCAGCAGATTGTCACCGACTACGTGCAGAACCAGCTGGCCCCCTACCTGCAGGACTTCTTCTCCAAGTTTGCCGAGCAGGTGAGCGCCTCCGTCTCCGCGCAGCTCCAGGCGTCCATGACGCAGGTCATGGCCCAGGTTGCCGACCAGGTGGGCACGAGCCTGGCCAACCTGCAGAGTGCCTTTTCGGTTGACGCGAGCGCCTTCAAGAGCGCCATCAGCTTCAACATGGGCGCCGAGGACCTGACCTCGCTCATGTCCAACTACGCCAACGCGAGCAGGCTCACCTACGACAACAACCTCACGACCCTGGGCTACGCGGACGCGGACGACCCCATCTCCATCTCCATCTACCCCAAGGACTTCACGGCCAAGGAGGACGTGCTTGCCTCCATTGACGCCTACAACGAGCAG
Protein-coding regions in this window:
- a CDS encoding carbon starvation CstA family protein, translating into MNGIVLMLVAAVVLACGYLLYGRWLSNKWGVDAKTLTPARRMEDGKSFSPASAFTVFSHQFSSICGAGPVTGTIVAMAFGWLPVVLWVLIGGIFFGAVHDFGALYASMKNNGKSLAQLIEKYIGKTGRRLFLIFSWLFCIIVIAAFTSMVCGTFKYTPAEAGGIDFAKSYAAGCAGTISILFTFVAIAFGWAQRKFNLDGAKEFVVAVVAIVLMFAVGMQFPLYLDLNQWIAVVMVYLVFAGAMPIQTLKQPRDYLTTIMMVVMIVCAVLGIVVLGVNGQATITAPMFTGFSTKSGMMFPVLFVSVACGALSGFHSLVSSSTSSKQVSNETDAVKVGYGAMVLESFVGVLAIIIAGIMFSDMNTAGTGALNNGVASTPFQIFAAGIARGMQAFGVNGTVATVFMTMNVSALALTSLDAVARIARTSFSEFFAKSNDALAIEDKSGAMKVLGNPWFATLVTLLPGLALTFGGYLAIWPLFGASNQLLGGMTMITLAVFCKCTGRKGAMLYVPVAFLLCCTFTSLVQSIMGCVTALSAGTAASVFNSVLQLVFAILLVVLGLIVAVNCLRELFTKESGSLPDEEPEWSELGRKNCGVEAPETK
- a CDS encoding M48 family metallopeptidase; the encoded protein is MQRGNGRLTPKYLLRERPVKWDPSYDLTTGTITVHVTRKAVKNFNLRVRSDGTAVMSIPWQTNRQKAQAFLDKHRYWLKRSIAQALEKQPEAPDDGLVPLWGRLVELPCDLAVDELYHREVAQALPALIKTYEEATGQHATAWRLRDLTSRWGSCTPSTGHISINIRLAAYPPTCLEYVVAHELTHFIEPSHNSRFHLHLALVFPEEKKARALLKRNPREVADAGASPADRIPVIV
- a CDS encoding ABC transporter ATP-binding protein/permease, whose amino-acid sequence is MLELKDICKKYVTSSFTQIALDHVSLAFRDNEFVAILGPSGSGKTTTLNIIGGLDHFDSGDLVIDGISTKRYKDRDWDTYRNNRIGFVFQSYNLIPHQTILENVELALTLSGVGRAERKRRAKEALERVGLGQHVDKRPSQLSGGQMQRVAIARALINDPEILLADEPTGALDSTTSVQVMDLLKEVAKDRLVIMVTHNPELAERYATRIVRLADGRITNDSNPFDPATAPHREAKPPRRTSMSFLTALGLSFRNLMTKKGRTAMTAFAGSIGIIGIAAILALSNGVNEYIAKVEEDTLSSYPLSITKQSYDMSGMLGGTSSSEDGAADGSGDSSDSKSAAGDVSQTDAIPQFTLLKDMFASVKSNDLKSLKSYLDSGDAGIGDKINAIQYDYGVTPLVYSADATGDPVKLSPSALTTAMSGGASQTAMAGTMAGTSSIFNEMIDNQDLLAQQYDVVAGRWASAPDEAVLVLNRNGGVSDYTLYSIGVLDPSELDSMVNATMTASGDVDVPQNDVTFTYEDALNKSFKVLSPCETYRANAETGGWTDMSDDAEFMAQKVADGLDLKIVGVVRPNETADSNALSAGVAYTHGLTEELMARAASSPIVQQQLADPNTDVFTGKSFDELQDEAKKGVDLGSLFSVDQAKLQSAFTFDTSKLGNVDFSNIDLSGVSIDPTLISSSLDVDALVSGAPAPDFSPLFDDDGNLDGALSADEIGQIVRLGGQLTQGFVTWWGQNGTTTDPSDPNFNAIVGEKFKEYLATDEAQQILGQISAIAGPELAQRVQQIVTDYVQNQLAPYLQDFFSKFAEQVSASVSAQLQASMTQVMAQVADQVGTSLANLQSAFSVDASAFKSAISFNMGAEDLTSLMSNYANASRLTYDNNLTTLGYADADDPISISIYPKDFTAKEDVLASIDAYNEQARAAGEDDRVIGYTDYMGIIMGSVTDIVNMISLVLIAFVSISLVVSSIMIGIITYISVLERKKEIGILRAIGASKGNVKSVFNAETFIEGLISGVFAILVVVVVSFPVNAYVLKTHQVPNIMSLPWTSALVLVGISVLLTLIAGLIPASSASRRDPVEALRSE